The genomic segment GGCCCGGGCACACAGGTCACCTCCAGCCCCTCCTCGACGGCCGCACCCACCAGCCGGAAGCCGGGGTCGCTGACGGCGGGCATCCCGGCATCGGTGGCCACCACCACATTGCGACCGGCCTGCAGGTCCGCGACAAGTTCGGGGGTGCGGGCGGCCTCGTTGCCCTCGAAATAGGACACGACCCGGGCGCGCGTGGTGACGCCCAGCCGGCGCAGCAGCGTCTGCAATCGACGGGTGTCCTCCGCGGCGATCACCTCGGCGCCGGCAAGTACCGCCTTCAGGTTGTCCGACGCATCCACGCTGGAACCGATCGGGGTGGCCGCCAGCACCACGCGGCCCCGCCCCCGGGAATCGGGACGCAGCTGGCGCCCCAGCGGCGAGTTCTGGCCGGGCTGGTCGTCGGGTTCGTCGAAGCTGGACTCGTCGCTCATGCTGACCATTGTGACGCCTGACCAGCTGGAACGGCTCATCGAAGGCGCGGTCTCATAGGATGCGGGGGTGACCGAAGCCGAGCAGCCTTCCGCCGCCCCGTCCCCGGTGGGTGCCGCCGCCGCACCTGCCTCGGCCCCGCGGCCCCTGACCACCGTCGAGCGCCTGAGCGACGGCCCGAGGCCCGACCGGCTGGTCTCCTGGCTGGTGACGCTGGGCATCACGGCCTTCGCCTTCGTGCTGCGCTGGGTGAACATCGGCCGCCCCAAGGGACTGGTCTTCGACGAGACCTACTACCCCAAGGAAGCCTGGACCATGCTGCACCTGGGCTACGAGGGCAAGTGGCCCGACTTCCAGCCCGGTCATCCCAAGCTCAAGATCAACGACGCCATCGCGCAGGGCATGGTCGACGGATGGAGCCCCGAGGCGAGCTTCGTGGTGCACCCCCCGTTGGGCAAGTGGCTGATCGCCGTCGGCGAGCACTTCTTCGGCATGAACTCCTTCGGGTGGCGGTTCAGCTCACTGGTGGCGGGCACCCTGCTGGTGCTGGTGACCATCCGGTTGGCCCGACGCCTGTCCCGCTCCACCCTGGTGGGTGCCATTGCCGGCGTGTTGCTCACCCTCGACGGGCTGGCCTTCACGATGAGCCGGATAGGGCTGCTGGACATCTTCCAGGCGCTCTTCCTGGTCAGCGCTGTGGCGTGCGTGGCGACAGACCGTGACTGGTTCCGGCACCGCCTGGCCCGCCACCTGACCCGTCACGGCCTGGATGACCTGGGCGGCCGCTTCGGCCCCGCCTTGCTCTTCCGCCCCTGGCGGCTGGCGGCCGGCATCCTGTTCGGGCTGGCGATCGGCGTGAAGTGGAACTCCCTGTTCGTGCTGGCCAGCATGGGCATCGTGTCCGTGGTCTGGGACGTCAGCGCCCGTCGGCTGTCGGGCGCCGGGCCGCGTGCCTGGTCCTCGCTGCTGCGCGACGGCATCCCGGCCTTCATCCACCTCGTGGTGGTGGCGGTACCCGTCTACCTGGCCTGCTGGACCGGCTGGTTGACCACCCACGGCGGTTGGGGACGCGGTTGGGGCGCCGAGCACCCGGACCACTGGCTGGTGCGATTCTTCGGGGCCCCGCTGGGTTCCCTGATGCACTACCACCAGGACATGTACAACTTCCACACCGGCAGCGGCATGATGACCGCCACCCACGTCTACGAGGCCAATCCGTGGGGCTGGCTGATCATGTACCGGCCAATCGGCATCGACGCGGTCAACGACATCAAGCCCGGCGTCGACGGGTGCGAGGCCGTCAATGACACCTGTCTGCGGGTCATCTCCGGCGCCGGCACCCCCCTGCTCTGGTGGATGGCGCTGGCGGCCCTCTTCGCCGGGCTGGCCTTCTGGGTTGCCGGACGGGACTGGCGCTTCGGCCTGCCGATCGTCGCCATGGCCAGCACCTACCTGCCCTGGTTCAAGTACATGGACCGGCCGTTGTTCTTCTTCTACGCCATCTGCATCATCCCGTTCACCGTCACGATCCTTGCCATGTGTCTGGGCAAGATCATCGGTCCGGCCGATGGGCCGCACCGTCGTCGCGGGGCCCGGATCGCCGGAGCCGCCGTGGCAGCCGTCGCGGCGAACTTCGCCTTCATCTACCCGATCCTCACCGACGGCCTGCTCACCCGCAAGGCGTGGATGGCCCGGATGTGGTTCAAGTCCTGGATCTGAGTACCGGGGCTCGGGTCCGCGGTCATGCAGCCTCCCGACGGTCCGTACAATGAGCCGGACGAAAGGGAGATCACGTGATCTGGAAGCTGCACGGCAACGGACATCTTGAACCGGGAGCCGTGGTGGCCCCCGACGAGCGCCTCAGTTGGGGCAAGACGATCGGGCTCGGCGCACAGCACGTGGTGGCCATGTTCGGCGCCACCTTCGTCTTCCCGCTCCTGATGGGGCTCAACCCGCAGCTCGCCGT from the Luteococcus japonicus genome contains:
- a CDS encoding dolichyl-phosphate-mannose--protein mannosyltransferase; translation: MTTVERLSDGPRPDRLVSWLVTLGITAFAFVLRWVNIGRPKGLVFDETYYPKEAWTMLHLGYEGKWPDFQPGHPKLKINDAIAQGMVDGWSPEASFVVHPPLGKWLIAVGEHFFGMNSFGWRFSSLVAGTLLVLVTIRLARRLSRSTLVGAIAGVLLTLDGLAFTMSRIGLLDIFQALFLVSAVACVATDRDWFRHRLARHLTRHGLDDLGGRFGPALLFRPWRLAAGILFGLAIGVKWNSLFVLASMGIVSVVWDVSARRLSGAGPRAWSSLLRDGIPAFIHLVVVAVPVYLACWTGWLTTHGGWGRGWGAEHPDHWLVRFFGAPLGSLMHYHQDMYNFHTGSGMMTATHVYEANPWGWLIMYRPIGIDAVNDIKPGVDGCEAVNDTCLRVISGAGTPLLWWMALAALFAGLAFWVAGRDWRFGLPIVAMASTYLPWFKYMDRPLFFFYAICIIPFTVTILAMCLGKIIGPADGPHRRRGARIAGAAVAAVAANFAFIYPILTDGLLTRKAWMARMWFKSWI